One genomic segment of Coffea arabica cultivar ET-39 chromosome 6e, Coffea Arabica ET-39 HiFi, whole genome shotgun sequence includes these proteins:
- the LOC140009902 gene encoding uncharacterized protein — translation MPVISEYPNVFPEELESLPPEREIEFKVDLVPGTTPISKTPYRMAPAELKELKVQLQDLLERGFIHESESPWGAPVLFVKKKDGSLRLCIDYRGLNAVTVKNKYPLPHIDELFDQLQGAVVFSKLDLRQGCSVRFEEMATLSLGCNFRANVVADALSRKAQLASSTVGEWSLLEDVCEWKPRLEPEKVIFGNIKVKSTLLDRIKEGQAKDTMVQKWVEKMKKGELPNFNIGPDGILKFRNRVVVPKDEELKREILEESHRSRYTVHPGNNKRYQDLKSLYWWENMKAEIAHYHSSIQTAPYEALYGRRCRSPIHWEEVGERKIIDPATIPWVEEAYERVKVIRQRLQTAQSRQKSYADHRRKDLEFEIGDKVFLRITPLKGKIRAGKGKKLQPRYIGPFNVLQRIGKVAYRLELPASLSRIH, via the exons ATGCCAGTAATCAGTGAATACCCGAACGTATTTCCGGAGGAGTTGGAGTCTCTGCCACCtgaaagagaaattgaatttaaggttgatCTAGTACCCGGAACTACTCCCATCTCTAAAACTCCTTATCGAATGGCTCCTGCTGAGCTTAAGGAGTTAAAGGTGCAATTGCAAGATTTACtagaacgagggtttattcatgAGAGCGAGTCCccgtggggagctccagtgctatttgttaagaagaaggacggGAGTTTAAGGTTGTGCATTGACTATCGAGGGTTGAATGCAGTAACTGTGAAGAATAAATACCCATTACCtcatattgatgagttgtttgatcagttaCAAGGGGCTGTGGTGTTTTCTAAATTGGATCTTCGACAAGG CTGTAGTGttcgctttgaagaaatggcgaCATTATCTCTAGGGTGTAACTTTCGAG CCaacgttgtagcagatgctttaagcCGAAAAGCTCAACTAGCAAGTTCCACAGTGGGAGAGTGGAGCCTGTTAGAAGATGTCTGTGAGTGGAAACCTCGTCTGGAACCGGagaaggtgatttttggaaatattaAGGTGAAGTCGACACTGTTGGATCGGATTAAAGAGGGCCAAGCAAAGGACACAATGGTGCAAAAATGGgtggaaaaaatgaagaaagggGAGTTGCCTAACTTCAACATAGGTCCTGATGGAATCTTAAAATTCCGAAATCGTGTCGTTGTACCTAAGGATGAGGAATTAAagagggagattttggaggaatcacaccgctctaggtatacggtgcaCCCAGGGAATAATAAGAGGTACCAAGATCTtaaaagtctgtattggtgggagaatatgaaggcGGAGATTGCCCA ttatcattcCTCTATTCAAACGGCCCCATATGAAGCCTTGTATGGACGACGATGTCGATCTCCAATCCATTGGGAGGAAGTAGGAGAAAGAAAGATTATAGATCCGGCAacaataccatgggttgaggaagcctaTGAAAGGGTAAAGGTAATCCGCCAAAGACTTCAAACAGCCCAAAGCCGACAGAAAAGTTATGCCGATCatcgaaggaaagatttggagtttgaaatagGGGATAAAGTGTTTCTTCGGATTACACCATTGAAGGGAAAGATTCGGGCAGGAAAAGGTaaaaagttgcaaccacgaTATATAGGACCTTTCAATGTACTTCAGCGAATAGGAAAGGTGGCTTATCGACTTGAGCTACCAGCTAGTTTGTCTAGGATCCattga